The Sulfurimonas sp. HSL3-2 genome segment CGGAAGAGATTGAAATACCTTATAAACTTACTATTTTAGGTAACTACAATCCAAATGCAGAAAAGTTGCCGATTGAAGATAGAAAGGCTATTAAAATCGATAAAAACAATTTTAACGATGTGCTAAAAGAGCAAAAACTTTCGGTTACGTTTGATGTTCCGAGCAAATTAACGGATGATGAAGATGCATCTTTAAATGTCAATTTGAACATAAACAGTATGAAGGATTTTTCACCGGAAAGCATTGTTGAAAATGTTGAAGAACTTAAAGTACTAATGGAACTAAGAAAGTCTTTAGTGGCATTAAAAGGTCCTTTAGGAAATGTCCCTGCATTTAGAAATGCTATTGAAAATGCTATCTCTGACAAAGAAGAAAGAGATAAGTTAATGAGTGAACTTAATTTAAAATCTTAGGAAAGGATAAATAGATGTCTGTAGTAGAAGCAACAGCGGCAAGTAATGAAGCCGTTAACGGAAGTTTGTTAGACAATATTATTGCGCAAACAAGTATAACACGAGAAGATGACACATATACTGTCGTAAAGTCCGGAGTGGGTGCACTTATAGAAGAGTTGATCAAGTCGAATAATCCAGATGAAAAGGTCAATAAAACGGTTATCGATAAGATGATCGCAGAGATTGATGCAAAGATCTCCGCTCAAATGGATGAGATCCTGCATCATGAAAAATTTCAAGAACTTGAATCTAAATGGCGCGGTCTGTACTTTTTAGTTGAAAGAACAGACTTTAGAGAAAACATTTTGATGGAGATGATAAACGTCACAAAAGAGGATCTGATAGAAGACTTCGAAGATTGTTTAGACATTACGCAAACAGGACTGTACAAGCATGTCTATACATCTGGTTACGGTCAATTCGGTGGAGAACCTGTTGGAACGATCGTTGCCGATTACGAGATCGCTCCGTCTAATGTAGATATGAAGTTTATGACCAAGATGGCTTCTATTTCAGCTATGGCACATGCACCTTTGATCACGGCTGCGGGACCTAAGTTCTTTGGACTTGATTCTTTTGAAGGCATGCCGAATCTAAAAGATCTGGAAGATGTGATGAACTCACCTCAATTTGCCGCATGGAAAGGTTTTAGAAAAAACGAAGATTCAAGATATGTCGGTATGACACTTCCGAGATTTCTACTAAGAGCACCTTATGATCCTGAGGATAATCCAATTTCGAAATTCGTTTACCAGGAAGATGTTTCGAAATCACATGAAAACTACCTTTGGGGAAGTACGGTATACACATTTGCAAGCAAACTGACTGATTCATTTGCAAACTTCAGATGGTGTACGAATATTATCGGACCTATGAGTGGTGGAGAAGTAAGAGACCTGCCTGTACATACTTTTGAAAGCATGGGTGATGTTGAGATGAAAATCCCGACGGAAATATTGGTATCTGATAGAAGAGAGTATGAACTGGCACAAGAAGGATTCATCCCTCTAGTAATGAGAAAAGGCAGCAATTCGGCTGCATTCTTTGCTGCAAACTCTGCACAACAACCAAAAATATTTGCGGATACTCCCGAAGGTAACGAAGCAGAGCTTAATTACAAACTTGGCACTCAGCTTCCTTATCTGTTTGCTGTTACAAGAATGGCACATTACATCAAAGTCCTTCAAAGAGAACACATCGGTTCTTGGAGAGAAAGAGAAGATCTTGAGAGAGAACTTAACAAATGGGCTAAGCAATATGTAGCAAATCAGGAAAATCCAAGTGCGGAAATAAGAAGTAAAAGACCGTTTAAAGCGATCAAAATCGATGTCGAAGATATCGAAAAAGATCCGGGCTGGTACAAAGTGAAGATCGCTCTAAGACCTCACTTTAAGTATATGGGTGCCAACTTCGAACTTTCTTTAGTCGGAAAGCTGGATAAAGATTAATGTATAAAGGGAGTTTATTCGAGCGTTTAACGCCTCAAGCACAGACTGTGAAATATGGTAGTGAAGAGGAAGCATTATACACTTCAATAGCATTGAATTTGTCTCGAATATTCTCCTCTAATGCAGGAAGTGCAGAGATCGCTTTGGATTATGGAAGACCGGATCTGGACAATATTAGTTTTAATTTAAATGAATCGATCAATGCGATCGAGCACA includes the following:
- the tssE gene encoding type VI secretion system baseplate subunit TssE, with the translated sequence MYKGSLFERLTPQAQTVKYGSEEEALYTSIALNLSRIFSSNAGSAEIALDYGRPDLDNISFNLNESINAIEHNSKLTIDKYEPRLSKVHVSVNKEHLQKNEMSIFIEGSVKINKKMKKISFKADLFKSGGVKVHTHGI
- the tssC gene encoding type VI secretion system contractile sheath large subunit; amino-acid sequence: MSVVEATAASNEAVNGSLLDNIIAQTSITREDDTYTVVKSGVGALIEELIKSNNPDEKVNKTVIDKMIAEIDAKISAQMDEILHHEKFQELESKWRGLYFLVERTDFRENILMEMINVTKEDLIEDFEDCLDITQTGLYKHVYTSGYGQFGGEPVGTIVADYEIAPSNVDMKFMTKMASISAMAHAPLITAAGPKFFGLDSFEGMPNLKDLEDVMNSPQFAAWKGFRKNEDSRYVGMTLPRFLLRAPYDPEDNPISKFVYQEDVSKSHENYLWGSTVYTFASKLTDSFANFRWCTNIIGPMSGGEVRDLPVHTFESMGDVEMKIPTEILVSDRREYELAQEGFIPLVMRKGSNSAAFFAANSAQQPKIFADTPEGNEAELNYKLGTQLPYLFAVTRMAHYIKVLQREHIGSWREREDLERELNKWAKQYVANQENPSAEIRSKRPFKAIKIDVEDIEKDPGWYKVKIALRPHFKYMGANFELSLVGKLDKD
- the tssB gene encoding type VI secretion system contractile sheath small subunit; protein product: MNKQSESPKERINVTYKPATGDATEEIEIPYKLTILGNYNPNAEKLPIEDRKAIKIDKNNFNDVLKEQKLSVTFDVPSKLTDDEDASLNVNLNINSMKDFSPESIVENVEELKVLMELRKSLVALKGPLGNVPAFRNAIENAISDKEERDKLMSELNLKS